One genomic segment of Desulfomicrobium sp. ZS1 includes these proteins:
- the aprB gene encoding adenylyl-sulfate reductase subunit beta, whose protein sequence is MPTFVDPAKCDGCKGGEKTACMYICPNDLMILDPVEMKAYNQEPSACWECYSCIKICPQGAITARPYADFAPMGGTCIPLRGAEDIMWTVQFRNGEVKRFKFPIRTTVEGSIKPFEGKPEGANLEDELLFTETALTTPKEALGKKIEVGEADLKVTFKSAVA, encoded by the coding sequence ATGCCAACCTTTGTTGATCCAGCAAAGTGTGATGGATGCAAGGGCGGTGAAAAGACTGCCTGTATGTACATCTGTCCTAACGACCTGATGATCCTGGACCCTGTAGAGATGAAGGCTTACAATCAGGAGCCGTCCGCTTGCTGGGAATGTTACTCCTGTATCAAGATTTGTCCCCAGGGCGCGATCACCGCTCGTCCGTATGCTGACTTCGCCCCCATGGGCGGCACCTGCATCCCGCTGCGCGGCGCGGAAGACATCATGTGGACTGTTCAGTTCCGCAATGGCGAAGTAAAGCGCTTCAAGTTCCCCATCCGCACCACTGTGGAAGGTTCCATCAAGCCCTTCGAAGGCAAGCCCGAAGGCGCGAACCTGGAAGATGAGCTTCTGTTCACCGAGACCGCTTTGACCACTCCCAAGGAAGCTCTCGGCAAGAAGATTGAAGTCGGTGAAGCAGACCTGAAGGTCACCTTCAAGTCGGCCGTCGCCTAA
- the aprA gene encoding adenylyl-sulfate reductase subunit alpha: MPQIPVKDVIKGLACAEPEIVEIDTDILMVGGGMGNCGTAFEAVRWADKVGGDIKILLVDKAAVDRGGAVAQGLSAINTYIGENESDDYVRMVRTDLMGIVREDLIFDLGRHVDDSVHLFEEWGLPCWIKKDGKNLDGAQAKKEGLALRKGDAPVRSGRWQIMINGESYKVIVAEAAKNALGSDRYMERIFIVKLLLDAKVPNQIAGAVGFSVRENKVYVIKAKTMSVACGGAVNVYRPRSTGEGLGRAWYPVWNAGSTYTMCAQVGAEMTMMENRFVPARFKDGYGPVGAWFLLFKAKATNAKGEDYCVTNRAMLKPYEDRGYAKGHVIPTCLRNHMMLREMREGRGPIYMDTATALNTTFATLSKAEQKHLESEAWEDFLDMCVGQANLWAAMNIKPEERGSEIMPTEPYLLGSHSGCCGIWVSGPNEPWVPEEYKVKAANGKVYNRMTTVNGLFTCADGVGASGHKFSSGSHAEGRIVGKQMVRYVVDHKDFTPTLNVSAEELKKEIYQPWYTFEQFKGASTDPVVNPNYISPNNFMMRLIKCTDEYGGGVATLYTTSDRLLDTGFALLDMLEEDSKKLAARDLHELLRCWEQFHRLWTVRLHMQHIRFRQESRYPGFYYRADFMGLDDAKWKCFVNSKFNPATGETNIFKRHYYQIIPD, encoded by the coding sequence ATGCCTCAGATCCCTGTTAAAGACGTGATCAAGGGCCTTGCTTGCGCAGAGCCCGAAATCGTTGAGATTGATACCGACATTCTTATGGTCGGTGGTGGTATGGGTAACTGCGGTACTGCTTTTGAAGCAGTGCGCTGGGCCGACAAAGTTGGCGGCGACATCAAGATTCTTTTGGTTGACAAGGCCGCTGTCGATCGCGGCGGCGCGGTTGCTCAGGGTCTTTCCGCCATCAATACCTACATCGGTGAGAACGAGTCCGATGACTATGTCCGCATGGTCCGCACCGACCTCATGGGCATCGTTCGCGAAGACTTGATCTTCGACCTTGGCCGCCACGTGGATGATTCCGTCCATCTGTTCGAAGAGTGGGGCCTGCCCTGCTGGATCAAGAAAGACGGCAAGAACCTGGACGGCGCCCAGGCCAAGAAAGAAGGCCTGGCTCTGCGCAAGGGCGATGCCCCTGTCCGTTCCGGCCGCTGGCAGATCATGATCAACGGTGAGTCCTACAAGGTCATCGTTGCTGAAGCCGCCAAGAACGCCCTGGGTTCCGACCGTTACATGGAGCGCATCTTCATCGTTAAGCTGCTGCTTGATGCCAAGGTTCCGAACCAGATCGCCGGCGCTGTCGGTTTCTCCGTTCGTGAAAATAAAGTGTACGTCATCAAAGCCAAGACCATGTCCGTGGCTTGCGGTGGCGCTGTCAACGTATACCGTCCCCGCTCCACTGGTGAAGGCCTTGGTCGCGCATGGTACCCCGTATGGAACGCCGGCTCCACCTACACCATGTGTGCACAGGTTGGCGCTGAAATGACCATGATGGAAAACCGCTTCGTACCCGCCCGCTTCAAAGACGGTTACGGTCCGGTCGGCGCATGGTTCCTGCTCTTCAAGGCCAAAGCCACCAACGCCAAGGGTGAAGACTATTGTGTCACCAACCGCGCCATGCTGAAGCCCTACGAGGATCGCGGCTACGCCAAGGGTCACGTCATCCCCACCTGTCTGCGCAACCACATGATGCTTCGCGAAATGCGCGAAGGTCGCGGCCCCATCTACATGGATACCGCCACTGCGCTGAACACCACCTTTGCTACCCTGTCCAAGGCCGAGCAGAAGCATCTTGAGTCCGAAGCTTGGGAAGACTTCCTTGACATGTGTGTTGGCCAGGCCAACCTGTGGGCAGCCATGAACATCAAGCCCGAAGAACGCGGCTCCGAGATCATGCCCACCGAGCCTTACCTGCTTGGTTCCCATTCCGGCTGCTGCGGCATCTGGGTTTCCGGTCCGAACGAGCCCTGGGTTCCTGAAGAATACAAAGTCAAGGCCGCCAATGGTAAGGTCTACAACCGCATGACTACGGTCAACGGTCTGTTCACCTGTGCTGACGGTGTTGGCGCTTCCGGTCACAAGTTCTCCTCCGGTTCCCATGCTGAAGGCCGTATCGTCGGCAAGCAGATGGTTCGCTACGTTGTGGATCACAAGGATTTCACTCCCACGCTGAACGTGTCCGCCGAAGAGCTGAAGAAGGAAATCTACCAGCCTTGGTACACCTTTGAGCAGTTCAAGGGCGCGTCCACTGATCCGGTAGTCAACCCGAACTACATCTCCCCCAACAACTTCATGATGCGCCTTATCAAGTGCACCGATGAATACGGCGGCGGTGTTGCTACCCTGTACACCACTTCCGACAGACTGCTCGACACCGGCTTCGCCCTACTCGACATGCTGGAAGAAGATTCCAAGAAGTTGGCTGCCCGCGACCTGCACGAACTGCTCCGTTGCTGGGAACAGTTCCACAGACTGTGGACCGTTCGTCTGCACATGCAGCACATTCGTTTCCGTCAGGAAAGCCGTTACCCCGGTTTCTACTATCGCGCAGACTTCATGGGTCTGGACGATGCCAAGTGGAAGTGCTTTGTTAACTCCAAGTTCAACCCGGCCACTGGTGAAACCAATATCTTCAAGAGACATTACTACCAGATCATCCCTGACTAG
- a CDS encoding CoB--CoM heterodisulfide reductase iron-sulfur subunit A family protein → MASNSILVIGGGFAGLTAALEAAEIGHEVFIIEKTPFLGGRVMQLNKYFPKLCPPSCGLEIQYQRIKNNPNVKFFTLAEVTKVDGSVGNYEVTVQIKPRYAGPSSPDLSDLCDDLSTEVVNDYEFGLSTRKPVYMDAPFAFPQRYVVDKANLSDSDKSKVQKCDYIDLTEEEKTITLSVGSIIIATGWKPYDVTNLSNLGAGAIKNCISNMQMERLASPYGPTNGAILRPSDNRAPKKIAFVQCAGSRDENHLHYCSYICCMASLKQAQYVREQYPDAEVTIYYIDLRTPGRYDNFAKKILADEKVFAVKGKVAAVEQDSAGDDVWVTVEDAVSCSKSVERFDLVVLATGMQPSLAGASLPIDVPVDAEGFIVGGEEKGIFAAGCAKQPLDVMKSAQSATGAAMKAIQTVRGR, encoded by the coding sequence ATGGCTAGCAACAGCATACTTGTCATAGGTGGTGGCTTCGCAGGACTCACCGCCGCCCTTGAGGCCGCAGAGATCGGTCATGAGGTCTTCATCATTGAGAAGACCCCATTTCTGGGTGGACGTGTTATGCAGCTGAACAAATATTTCCCGAAGCTGTGTCCACCTTCATGCGGTTTGGAAATTCAGTATCAGCGGATCAAGAACAACCCCAACGTGAAGTTTTTTACTTTGGCCGAAGTGACCAAGGTCGACGGCAGCGTTGGAAATTATGAGGTTACGGTACAGATCAAACCGCGCTACGCTGGTCCCAGCAGCCCCGATCTTTCCGATTTGTGTGACGATCTTTCCACGGAAGTGGTCAATGACTACGAGTTCGGTTTGTCAACGCGCAAGCCCGTCTACATGGATGCGCCATTTGCTTTTCCGCAGCGCTATGTTGTGGACAAGGCCAATCTGAGCGACTCAGATAAGAGCAAAGTTCAGAAATGTGACTATATCGATCTGACCGAGGAAGAAAAGACCATCACCTTGAGCGTTGGATCCATCATCATCGCCACTGGATGGAAGCCTTACGATGTAACAAATTTGTCCAATTTGGGCGCAGGAGCGATCAAAAACTGCATTTCCAATATGCAGATGGAACGCCTCGCATCGCCATATGGTCCGACAAATGGCGCGATTCTTCGGCCTTCCGACAATCGTGCGCCAAAAAAGATCGCTTTCGTTCAGTGCGCCGGGTCCCGTGATGAGAATCATCTCCATTATTGTTCATACATTTGCTGTATGGCTTCCCTGAAGCAGGCGCAATATGTCCGCGAGCAGTATCCTGACGCGGAAGTGACCATCTATTACATTGATTTGCGGACTCCTGGTCGCTATGACAATTTCGCCAAGAAGATTCTGGCGGATGAGAAGGTCTTTGCCGTCAAAGGCAAGGTCGCGGCGGTTGAACAGGATAGCGCGGGCGATGACGTGTGGGTCACCGTGGAAGATGCGGTGTCGTGCTCCAAGTCTGTCGAACGTTTCGATCTCGTGGTTCTGGCCACAGGAATGCAGCCCAGCCTGGCCGGCGCTTCCCTGCCAATTGATGTCCCGGTTGATGCCGAAGGGTTCATCGTTGGAGGGGAGGAAAAAGGTATCTTCGCCGCGGGCTGTGCCAAACAACCTCTGGACGTTATGAAGTCGGCCCAGTCTGCCACCGGGGCAGCGATGAAAGCGATCCAGACGGTGAGGGGGAGGTAG
- a CDS encoding hydrogenase iron-sulfur subunit, giving the protein MADKIGVYFDESSLGGVLDIQRLCDGVQKKWSDCCPVVKVHPRLATTEGRALIQADIDAGLINAVCICGTSPRVDWDFYKFGQHILVDRVNLRELCVLCYEDPSKEKVAPGTTPELLFKMANDYVNMGVVKLQKSTVPDDGGIEVVNRVLVIGGGWAGMSAALDVAAVGYNVTLVEKKDVLGGAAAGMYKTIPFAFPYDAAHATGVEKKIAQVQASDKIEVFLDSEIVSIAGAPGNYELTVKVGKEERVVAIGSVVIATGWVPQDTAFLKPLGYGALKNVVTSREFEMMAKAGSIVRKSDGAKPTKVMFLLGFGDKLAPFEVQEEAARAAALAAAEIKEADDTPKTNFVKQDTYKHLTYSAELTSLTALKQANYVREFIPGGVAMVVYEHMMVPGMNELYYKAAQNDPSVMMTKGVISEVRDGGDGDIVVVLEDTLLGAKVEIEVDMLVLPTAMVPTTALDPILKLKYRQGPAMPDLELFSGYADSNYICFPYETRRTGIYAAGTVRQPMTMATAEVDAAGAALKAIQCLESANRGMAVHPRSGDLSFPKFNLVRCTQCKRCTEECPFGALDEDEKGNPMPNISRCRRCGTCMGACPERVIYFDNYNVDQIGSMIKQVEVPDDMEVGGPRMLILACENDAYPALDMAALRGKKWSPYVRIIPVRCLGSVNTIWIADAMSKGTDGCLLLGCKYGDDYQCHFVKGSDLCNRRMANIGETLGKLGIETERVQQMQVAIDEYDKVPGMIDEFVDTITKLGPNPFKGY; this is encoded by the coding sequence ATGGCCGACAAGATTGGTGTATATTTTGATGAATCAAGCCTTGGCGGGGTTCTCGACATCCAGAGACTGTGCGACGGCGTGCAGAAAAAATGGAGCGATTGTTGCCCCGTAGTCAAGGTGCATCCGAGGCTGGCAACCACCGAAGGACGAGCTTTGATTCAGGCGGACATTGATGCCGGCCTGATCAATGCTGTGTGCATCTGCGGTACTTCGCCTCGCGTGGATTGGGATTTCTACAAGTTCGGGCAGCATATCCTGGTTGACCGGGTCAACCTGCGTGAACTTTGCGTGCTTTGCTACGAGGACCCGAGCAAAGAAAAAGTTGCTCCGGGCACTACTCCTGAATTGCTTTTCAAGATGGCCAACGACTATGTGAACATGGGCGTGGTCAAATTGCAGAAATCTACGGTTCCGGATGATGGCGGAATCGAAGTTGTCAACCGGGTGCTGGTCATCGGCGGCGGTTGGGCCGGAATGAGCGCGGCTCTTGATGTCGCTGCCGTCGGGTACAATGTGACGCTGGTTGAAAAGAAGGATGTGCTCGGTGGCGCTGCCGCCGGCATGTACAAGACCATCCCTTTTGCCTTCCCCTACGACGCGGCTCATGCCACGGGCGTGGAAAAAAAGATCGCCCAGGTACAGGCTTCCGACAAGATCGAAGTGTTCCTTGACTCCGAAATTGTCAGCATTGCCGGAGCTCCCGGCAATTACGAACTGACCGTGAAGGTCGGCAAGGAAGAACGTGTCGTGGCTATCGGGTCCGTGGTCATCGCCACCGGATGGGTGCCGCAGGATACCGCATTCCTGAAGCCGCTCGGCTACGGGGCACTCAAGAACGTGGTTACTTCCCGTGAGTTTGAGATGATGGCCAAAGCGGGTTCCATCGTGCGCAAGAGTGACGGTGCCAAGCCTACGAAGGTCATGTTCCTGCTCGGATTCGGCGACAAGCTTGCCCCCTTCGAGGTCCAGGAAGAGGCGGCCCGCGCCGCAGCCCTGGCTGCCGCCGAGATCAAAGAGGCCGATGACACGCCCAAGACCAACTTCGTCAAGCAGGATACGTACAAGCACTTGACCTATAGCGCCGAATTGACGTCGTTGACTGCCCTGAAGCAGGCGAACTACGTTCGCGAATTCATTCCCGGCGGCGTGGCCATGGTGGTCTACGAGCACATGATGGTCCCCGGCATGAATGAGCTTTATTACAAGGCCGCGCAGAACGATCCGAGCGTCATGATGACCAAGGGCGTGATCAGCGAAGTCCGCGACGGTGGCGATGGCGACATCGTGGTGGTTCTTGAGGACACCCTGCTTGGTGCCAAGGTCGAGATCGAAGTGGACATGCTCGTGCTGCCCACGGCGATGGTGCCTACCACCGCTCTTGATCCGATCCTCAAGCTCAAATACCGCCAGGGTCCGGCCATGCCCGATCTTGAGCTGTTCAGCGGATACGCTGATTCCAACTATATCTGCTTCCCGTACGAAACTCGCCGCACCGGCATTTACGCCGCCGGGACCGTGCGTCAGCCCATGACCATGGCCACGGCAGAAGTCGATGCCGCGGGCGCGGCCTTGAAGGCGATTCAGTGTCTTGAGTCCGCGAATCGGGGCATGGCGGTTCATCCGCGTTCGGGCGATCTGTCCTTCCCCAAGTTCAACCTGGTGCGTTGTACCCAGTGCAAGCGCTGCACGGAAGAATGTCCTTTCGGAGCTCTGGACGAGGACGAAAAGGGCAATCCGATGCCCAACATCTCGCGTTGCCGCCGTTGCGGAACGTGCATGGGTGCCTGCCCGGAACGTGTCATCTACTTCGACAACTACAACGTCGACCAGATCGGATCGATGATCAAGCAGGTAGAGGTCCCCGACGATATGGAAGTGGGCGGTCCGCGTATGCTCATTCTTGCCTGCGAGAACGATGCCTACCCGGCTCTCGACATGGCTGCCTTGCGCGGCAAGAAGTGGAGTCCCTACGTACGCATTATTCCGGTGCGCTGTCTTGGTTCGGTCAACACCATCTGGATTGCCGACGCCATGTCCAAGGGCACTGACGGTTGCCTGCTCCTGGGCTGCAAATACGGCGACGACTACCAGTGTCACTTCGTCAAGGGCTCGGACTTGTGCAACCGGCGCATGGCCAATATCGGCGAGACCCTCGGCAAGCTTGGCATTGAAACCGAACGGGTACAGCAGATGCAGGTCGCCATTGACGAGTACGACAAGGTGCCCGGCATGATTGACGAGTTTGTTGACACGATCACCAAGCTTGGTCCCAACCCGTTCAAGGGATACTAG
- the qmoC gene encoding quinone-interacting membrane-bound oxidoreductase complex subunit QmoC has product MSKTIKIEPDLQFVKELQEVGGADLKKCYQCATCSVACPMSPADNPYPRKEMIWAQWGLKDKLLNDIDIWLCHNCGTCSELCPRGAKPGDLLAALRNMTYRKLVKPAIIGEWMSSPKHLPILAGIPMAIFAFIWMIRAALVGSFFPLTEDGKIVYGNLFPGDFTIDPLFGLVAIFVAICFGLGIKNMIDGFKANVTETFVIGYKKPTVKDAIIATIKYDVLQHSRFKNCVDSPADEERVKGHQILFYGFVACAIVTSIVAVAHWGGKVIPWLAPVGHTPMPLWHPVKILANVGAVLLVTGLTLLTRRRLNSDTKKSVSNYYDWYLLGVIWVVTLTGIGAQIFRLTGVAPLAFFTYYLHLVSIFMLIAYLPWSKLGHLVYRTTALIYARYIGRLPIAEKLIEDDKIFVI; this is encoded by the coding sequence ATGTCCAAAACAATTAAGATTGAGCCTGATCTGCAGTTCGTCAAAGAATTGCAGGAGGTGGGTGGTGCGGATCTCAAGAAGTGCTACCAGTGCGCTACCTGCTCTGTCGCATGCCCCATGTCCCCTGCGGACAATCCTTACCCCCGCAAGGAAATGATTTGGGCCCAGTGGGGTCTCAAAGACAAACTCCTTAACGACATCGACATCTGGTTGTGTCACAATTGCGGAACTTGTTCCGAACTGTGTCCTCGCGGAGCAAAACCCGGCGACCTGCTGGCCGCCCTGCGCAACATGACCTACCGCAAGCTGGTGAAGCCTGCCATTATCGGCGAGTGGATGAGTTCACCCAAGCATCTGCCCATCCTGGCAGGTATTCCGATGGCCATTTTTGCCTTCATCTGGATGATCCGGGCCGCTCTTGTCGGCTCCTTCTTCCCCCTCACCGAAGACGGCAAAATCGTTTACGGCAACCTTTTTCCCGGTGATTTCACCATTGATCCCCTGTTCGGGCTGGTCGCCATCTTTGTGGCCATCTGTTTCGGGCTTGGGATCAAGAACATGATCGACGGGTTCAAGGCCAACGTGACCGAAACGTTTGTTATCGGATACAAGAAACCGACCGTGAAAGATGCGATCATCGCCACGATCAAATACGATGTCCTCCAGCATTCCCGTTTCAAGAATTGCGTGGACAGCCCTGCCGATGAAGAACGGGTCAAGGGCCATCAGATTCTGTTCTACGGCTTTGTGGCTTGCGCTATCGTCACGTCCATCGTGGCCGTGGCTCACTGGGGCGGCAAGGTCATTCCCTGGCTGGCCCCTGTCGGGCATACGCCCATGCCGCTGTGGCATCCGGTCAAGATTCTGGCCAACGTGGGCGCGGTGCTGCTGGTGACCGGCCTCACCCTGTTGACCCGTCGTCGGTTGAACTCGGACACCAAAAAATCCGTTTCCAACTACTATGACTGGTATCTGCTGGGCGTGATCTGGGTTGTGACCCTGACCGGCATCGGCGCTCAGATCTTCCGTCTGACCGGCGTCGCCCCTCTGGCCTTCTTTACGTATTATCTGCATCTGGTCAGCATTTTCATGCTGATTGCGTATCTGCCTTGGTCCAAACTTGGGCATTTGGTGTATCGCACCACAGCGCTCATTTATGCACGGTATATTGGTCGTTTGCCTATTGCCGAAAAACTCATCGAAGATGACAAAATCTTTGTTATTTAA
- a CDS encoding EVE domain-containing protein → MKYWLMKTEPGCFSIDDLAVAPKQTSCWDGVRNFQARNFMRDDMSVGDLVLFYHSVTNPGVVGIARVARESYPDHTAWNPADQHFDPRSTPEKPLWFMVDVQFVEKFPHPVPLASLRGVKGLETMELLKKGSRLSVMPVTEDEFNIVTRLARQ, encoded by the coding sequence ATGAAATACTGGTTGATGAAAACCGAGCCCGGATGTTTTTCCATTGACGATCTTGCCGTCGCTCCGAAGCAGACGTCGTGTTGGGACGGGGTGCGCAATTTTCAAGCCCGCAATTTCATGCGTGACGATATGAGCGTGGGCGATCTTGTGCTCTTTTACCACAGCGTGACGAACCCTGGAGTGGTGGGCATCGCCAGAGTGGCGCGCGAAAGTTATCCGGACCATACCGCCTGGAATCCAGCGGACCAGCATTTTGATCCCCGCTCTACTCCGGAAAAACCGTTGTGGTTCATGGTCGATGTGCAGTTCGTGGAAAAATTTCCGCATCCGGTCCCACTTGCTTCGCTGCGCGGGGTGAAGGGTCTGGAAACGATGGAGCTTTTGAAGAAGGGGTCGAGGCTGTCGGTCATGCCTGTGACGGAAGATGAGTTCAACATCGTAACCCGTCTTGCCCGGCAGTGA
- a CDS encoding ABC transporter ATP-binding protein — protein MLLKIENLRVNYGNVEALHGINLEVNEGEIVTILGANGAGKSTTLNAISGLVNITGGSIFFRDTALHKLPAHEIVKHKITQSPEGRRVFTTLTVQENLILGAFTSTNTERIQKSLKWIYELFPRLQERRKQMAGTLSGGEQQMLAIGRALMANPKILLLDEPSLGLAPILVKSIFATVKEINKSGVTVILVEQNAKAALKLAHRGYVMEVGNIVLADSAANLLINEQVQQAYLGGGH, from the coding sequence ATGCTGCTTAAAATTGAGAATCTGCGCGTGAACTACGGTAATGTCGAAGCCCTGCACGGGATCAACCTTGAAGTGAACGAAGGCGAGATCGTAACCATCCTTGGTGCCAACGGCGCGGGGAAATCAACAACGCTGAATGCGATCAGCGGTCTGGTCAACATCACTGGGGGTTCGATTTTCTTTCGCGACACAGCTCTGCACAAGCTGCCTGCGCATGAAATCGTCAAGCACAAGATCACGCAGAGCCCCGAAGGACGTCGCGTCTTCACCACCCTTACCGTACAGGAAAACCTTATTCTTGGAGCGTTCACGTCCACCAACACAGAACGCATCCAGAAAAGCCTAAAGTGGATCTATGAGCTTTTTCCCCGGCTGCAGGAACGGCGCAAGCAGATGGCGGGAACCTTGAGCGGAGGGGAACAGCAGATGCTGGCCATCGGACGGGCGCTCATGGCCAACCCCAAGATCCTGCTTCTTGACGAGCCAAGTCTTGGCCTGGCCCCGATCCTGGTCAAATCCATCTTCGCCACGGTCAAAGAAATCAACAAATCCGGGGTAACCGTGATCCTGGTCGAGCAAAACGCCAAGGCCGCCCTCAAACTGGCCCATCGCGGCTATGTCATGGAGGTCGGCAACATCGTGCTTGCGGACTCGGCGGCCAACCTGCTCATTAATGAACAGGTGCAGCAGGCTTATCTGGGCGGAGGGCACTAG
- a CDS encoding ABC transporter ATP-binding protein, with translation MTLLAIENLSKSFGGLMAVNEVSFDVEAGSIVGLIGPNGAGKTTVFNLITGNYQPNTGTVLFDGQNLVGLPTHTIVERGIARTFQTIRLFQNMSVLENVLAGGHCRMHSGSLAAMFRTRTQRREEHESMRQAMAELEFVGLAHEWQNKAKNLSYGNQRLLEIARALATKPKLIVLDEPAGGMNDQETHDLIRLIRAIQSRGITVLLIEHDMGLVMRVCSSLVVLEHGAKIAAGTPAEIQANPRVIEAYLGVDSDE, from the coding sequence ATGACGCTGCTCGCCATTGAGAATCTGAGCAAGAGCTTCGGCGGCCTGATGGCCGTGAACGAGGTCTCCTTTGACGTGGAAGCGGGCAGCATCGTCGGCCTCATCGGCCCCAACGGCGCTGGAAAGACCACGGTCTTCAACCTCATCACCGGCAACTACCAGCCCAACACGGGCACGGTCCTCTTTGACGGCCAGAACCTTGTCGGTCTGCCCACCCACACCATCGTGGAACGTGGCATCGCCCGCACCTTCCAGACCATTCGCCTGTTCCAGAACATGAGCGTTCTTGAAAACGTGCTCGCAGGCGGACATTGCCGCATGCATTCGGGTTCCCTGGCGGCCATGTTCCGTACGCGGACACAACGGCGCGAGGAACATGAATCCATGCGCCAGGCAATGGCCGAACTGGAATTTGTGGGTCTGGCCCATGAATGGCAGAACAAGGCCAAGAACCTGTCCTACGGCAACCAAAGACTGCTTGAAATCGCCCGCGCCCTGGCCACCAAGCCCAAGCTCATCGTGCTCGATGAGCCGGCCGGCGGCATGAACGACCAGGAAACCCATGACCTCATACGCCTGATCCGCGCCATCCAGAGTCGAGGCATCACGGTCCTCTTGATCGAGCACGACATGGGCCTGGTCATGCGCGTCTGCTCATCCCTGGTCGTACTCGAACACGGGGCGAAAATTGCGGCCGGTACGCCCGCCGAGATTCAGGCAAACCCGCGAGTCATCGAAGCCTACCTCGGCGTCGACTCCGACGAATAA
- a CDS encoding branched-chain amino acid ABC transporter permease, whose protein sequence is MKSSNILYLAFALLMASCPMFLNAYWTDVFNNVGLYTILALSLNVILGHAGLFHMGHAAFYAIGAYTTAILNTTFGIPVLWIMPLAGIMAGFFAMIVARPIIHLRGDYLLIVTIGIVEIVRIALINNVFDITGGANGIFGISRPSVFGYKISKPDQFFYLIWGFAAVTIFLLLRLEHSRFGRALMYIKEDEVAAGGSGINVSHHKLVAFIIGAVWAGMCGTIYASKMTIIAPESFSFAESVVLFTIVILGGAGSIPGVILGAFLLVGLPEVFRGLAEYRMLVFGAAMVLMMIFRNQGLLPPGPKNYDVASLLPAGGRK, encoded by the coding sequence ATGAAATCTAGCAATATCCTCTACCTCGCCTTTGCCCTGCTCATGGCCTCATGCCCCATGTTTCTGAACGCCTACTGGACCGACGTCTTCAACAACGTCGGACTCTACACCATCCTGGCGCTCAGCCTCAATGTCATCCTCGGTCATGCCGGTCTTTTCCACATGGGACACGCCGCATTCTACGCCATTGGCGCCTACACCACGGCCATCCTGAACACCACGTTCGGTATTCCCGTGCTCTGGATCATGCCCCTGGCAGGCATCATGGCCGGATTCTTCGCCATGATCGTGGCCAGGCCCATCATCCACCTGCGCGGGGACTATTTGCTGATCGTGACCATCGGCATTGTCGAAATCGTGCGCATCGCGCTCATCAACAACGTCTTCGACATCACCGGTGGGGCCAATGGCATCTTCGGCATCAGCAGGCCTTCGGTCTTCGGGTACAAGATTTCCAAACCCGATCAGTTCTTCTACCTGATCTGGGGCTTCGCGGCCGTGACCATTTTTCTCCTCTTGCGACTTGAGCATTCCCGTTTCGGGCGCGCGCTCATGTACATCAAGGAGGATGAAGTCGCTGCCGGCGGAAGCGGGATAAACGTCTCCCACCACAAGCTGGTGGCCTTTATCATCGGCGCGGTCTGGGCCGGCATGTGCGGCACCATCTACGCATCGAAAATGACCATCATCGCGCCGGAATCATTTTCCTTCGCGGAATCCGTGGTCCTCTTCACCATCGTCATCCTTGGCGGAGCGGGAAGCATTCCGGGAGTCATCCTGGGCGCGTTTCTTCTGGTCGGCCTCCCCGAAGTCTTCCGGGGGCTGGCCGAATACCGCATGCTAGTCTTTGGCGCGGCCATGGTGCTGATGATGATCTTCAGGAATCAGGGCCTGCTTCCGCCCGGCCCCAAGAATTATGACGTTGCCAGCCTTCTTCCCGCGGGAGGTCGCAAATGA